The sequence CGCAATGCCATCGTTGCGATCAATGCAGGCGCGGGCGGCACCGATGCGCAGGATTGGGCTGAGATGCTGTTGCGCATGTATTTGCGCTGGGCCGAACGCAAGGGCTTTGTGCGCGAGGTGCTCGACGTTCAAAAGGGCGAAGAGGCCGGGATCAAATCGGCTACGTTCCGCGTTGAAGGTGATTATGCGTATGGCCTAATGGCGGGCGAAGTCGGGGTGCATAGGCTGGTGCGCCAGTCGCCGTTCAATTCGGGTCAGAGCCGCGAGACGAGTTTCGCTTCGGTTTTTGTCACGCCGGAAATTGACGACAACGTCGAGATTGAAGTGCTGGATAAAGACCTGCGCGTGGATACGTATCGTTCGACGGGCGCGGGTGGTCAGCACATCAACACGACCGATTCGGCGGTGCGCATCACGCACATCCCGACAAATATCGTGGTGACGTGCCAGAACCAGCGTTCGCAACATCAGAACCGCGATGTGGCAATGAAGGTTTTGAAATCGCGCCTCTACGAAATTGAAGTGCAGAAGCGGCGCGCCGATACCGACAAGCTGGCCGAAGCCAAACGCGATATTTCGTTTGGCTCGCAGATTCGTAACTACGTGCTGCATCCCTATCGGTTGGTCAAGGATGTGCGCACGAAATTTGAGTCGAGTAATGTGGACGCCGTGCTGGACGGCGACCTGGACGATTTCATCAAAGATTACTTGCTGTCGAAACGCACGATGGCGGCTTAGGCTGGTACGTATCTTGAAACCTTTGACAGGATGGACAGGATTGTCGGCAGGATGAACAGGATTTGACCAAGAGCAACGATTGGTTTGCCACTCCCAATCCTGTAAATCCTGAAGAAATCTTGTTCATCCTGTCTGAACGTTTTGCGGTTTGATTTCGCTGTTGCCCCTCTTACAAGAATTACGAGAGTTTGGAGAGTTGCTTGGTGTGGCTTGAGAACTGGGTGGTTGAGCAGCGCAGTGCTGGATTGACGCTGAACTCCTCCACAAACTTTCACAACTTTCCGAAACGCTATGTCTATCCGAGAAACCGAAACGATCAACGGCAAGCCTCGCAGCCGCGCGGCGCAACCCAGAGGCGGCGGGCGCAAGACTGCCGCTGAACGTGTGACGCGCGCGGGCCGTCATACCAAATCACATCGCACGAGCCGGGCGACCAAAGCCGAACCTACCTTTTCCTTCGCCAGTTGGACAGCCAACACCGATTGGGCTGAATTGCTGAAAGACTTGGCCGGACTGGTGCTGCTGGTCTTTGGCGTAGTCTTGTTGTTTTCACTGGTCAGCTATGACAAGGCCGATCCTTCGGTGAATACCGTGGGATCGAATTTGCAGGTCAAGAACTGGATTGGGCCGGTGGGCGCGAGCATGGCTTCGCAATTTTATAAGGCCTTCGGCTGGCTGGCCTGGGGCTTCCCGCTGCTGATTTTGGGTGGGGGCTGGTGGTTG is a genomic window of Acidobacteriota bacterium containing:
- the prfB gene encoding peptide chain release factor 2 (programmed frameshift), encoding MIDALALQDLRAQHDELRSRVAELRGFFDVEAKQAELLKLEELISAPSFWNDQAQAQQTLQQRSRLEKALKTADEQQRLVDDVEVLFEFAAEDDASAAELRDSLQRLAAAVEASETQMLLGGENDARNAIVAINAGAGGTDAQDWAEMLLRMYLRWAERKGFVREVLDVQKGEEAGIKSATFRVEGDYAYGLMAGEVGVHRLVRQSPFNSGQSRETSFASVFVTPEIDDNVEIEVLDKDLRVDTYRSTGAGGQHINTTDSAVRITHIPTNIVVTCQNQRSQHQNRDVAMKVLKSRLYEIEVQKRRADTDKLAEAKRDISFGSQIRNYVLHPYRLVKDVRTKFESSNVDAVLDGDLDDFIKDYLLSKRTMAA